From a region of the Procambarus clarkii isolate CNS0578487 chromosome 18, FALCON_Pclarkii_2.0, whole genome shotgun sequence genome:
- the LOC123754418 gene encoding uncharacterized protein isoform X2: protein MQYHVILLTVMVFLAPTARATDVPKENTFYQLDCPGSGDMAYFLLHGVKDAFPVDYTDEELTVFANGSVIFKSIKIHHDGTHLCMRRQGVNSMFGHPVSVRVRPLPPDNLWSQIYRTQFITGLIAALVIFALFAAGCFVYKNQWRPKPQDNADEPIIRSDGYDNPAMNTVEDIEASNTKM from the exons ATGCAGTACCACGTGATCCTTCTGACTGTGATGGTCTTCCTGGCTCCCACTGCCCGGGCCACCGACGTCCCTAAGGAGAACACATTT TACCAGCTGGACTGTCCTGGAAGTGGTGACATGGCCTACTTCCTGCTGCACGGAGTCAAAGACGCCTTCCCTGTCGACTACACTGACGAGGAACTCACCGTTTTCGCCAACGGCAGCGTTATATTCAAG TCTATCAAGATCCACCACGACGGGACCCACCTGTGCATGAGACGACAAGGCGTCAACAGCATGTTTGGTCACCCTGTCTCCGTGCGCGTCCGCCCCTTGCCTCCCGACAACCTCTGGAGCCAAATCTATCGC ACACAATTCATAACAGGACTGATAGCCGCTCTCGTCATCTTCGCACTGTTCGCTGCCGGCTGCTTCGTCTATAAGAATCAATGGAGGCCCAAACCCCAAGATAATG CGGATGAGCCAATAATAAGGAGTGACGGATACGACAACCCGGCCATGAACACTGTAGAGGATATAGAGGCCTCTAACACCAAGATGTAA
- the LOC123754418 gene encoding uncharacterized protein isoform X1, which translates to MQYHVILLTVMVFLAPTARATDVPKENTFVSVLPVVLITKVNTRYQLDCPGSGDMAYFLLHGVKDAFPVDYTDEELTVFANGSVIFKSIKIHHDGTHLCMRRQGVNSMFGHPVSVRVRPLPPDNLWSQIYRTQFITGLIAALVIFALFAAGCFVYKNQWRPKPQDNADEPIIRSDGYDNPAMNTVEDIEASNTKM; encoded by the exons ATGCAGTACCACGTGATCCTTCTGACTGTGATGGTCTTCCTGGCTCCCACTGCCCGGGCCACCGACGTCCCTAAGGAGAACACATTTGTAAGTGTTCTCCCAGTTGTGCTGATCACCAAAGTGAACACTCGC TACCAGCTGGACTGTCCTGGAAGTGGTGACATGGCCTACTTCCTGCTGCACGGAGTCAAAGACGCCTTCCCTGTCGACTACACTGACGAGGAACTCACCGTTTTCGCCAACGGCAGCGTTATATTCAAG TCTATCAAGATCCACCACGACGGGACCCACCTGTGCATGAGACGACAAGGCGTCAACAGCATGTTTGGTCACCCTGTCTCCGTGCGCGTCCGCCCCTTGCCTCCCGACAACCTCTGGAGCCAAATCTATCGC ACACAATTCATAACAGGACTGATAGCCGCTCTCGTCATCTTCGCACTGTTCGCTGCCGGCTGCTTCGTCTATAAGAATCAATGGAGGCCCAAACCCCAAGATAATG CGGATGAGCCAATAATAAGGAGTGACGGATACGACAACCCGGCCATGAACACTGTAGAGGATATAGAGGCCTCTAACACCAAGATGTAA